One Candidatus Bipolaricaulota bacterium DNA segment encodes these proteins:
- the fsa gene encoding fructose-6-phosphate aldolase has protein sequence MKLFIDTANIDQIREMAWVIDGVTTNPTLVAREKRPFEEIVREICGIVDGPVSAEVTALDAPGMVSQARALAEIHDNVVIKIPMTEAGMRAVNELSQEGIPTNVTLVFSANQALLAAKCGASFVSPFVGRIDDAGGNGMELVSEIVEIYRNYGFSTEIIVASVRHPRHVLEAALLGAEIATVPYAVLKKLFNHPLTDVGIDRFLKDWEQVPK, from the coding sequence ATGAAGCTTTTCATCGACACGGCGAACATTGACCAGATCCGCGAGATGGCGTGGGTGATCGACGGGGTGACGACGAATCCGACGCTCGTCGCCCGGGAGAAGCGGCCGTTCGAGGAGATCGTACGGGAGATCTGCGGGATCGTCGACGGTCCGGTGAGCGCGGAGGTGACCGCCCTCGATGCTCCCGGAATGGTCTCCCAGGCGCGGGCCCTTGCCGAGATCCACGACAACGTCGTCATCAAGATCCCGATGACCGAGGCCGGGATGCGGGCAGTAAATGAGCTTTCACAGGAGGGGATCCCCACCAACGTCACCCTCGTCTTCTCGGCGAATCAGGCGCTCCTTGCCGCCAAGTGCGGCGCGAGCTTCGTCTCCCCGTTCGTCGGGCGGATCGACGATGCGGGCGGGAACGGGATGGAGCTTGTATCCGAGATCGTCGAGATCTATCGGAACTACGGGTTCTCTACCGAGATCATCGTAGCGAGCGTCCGCCATCCCCGCCACGTGCTCGAGGCGGCACTGCTCGGGGCGGAGATCGCCACCGTCCCCTACGCGGTGTTGAAGAAGCTGTTCAACCATCCGTTGACCGACGTCGGGATCGACCGGTTCCTGAAGGACTGGGAGCAGGTCCCTAAGTAG